A portion of the Chromobacterium sp. IIBBL 290-4 genome contains these proteins:
- a CDS encoding chemotaxis protein CheW, giving the protein MSQFHQVFFDETDEHLATMESLLLAMDVNCPESEDLNAVFRAAHSIKGGAATFGFSDMADLTHVLENLLDRVRKRSMALTAPMVDVFLQAKDALQGMLGAHKGGPSVDAAAVADIKQRLVEIESGASEEPKIPEPDPVSAAQPDTIWTLFVELAPVDGVDMRQVLDALAAHGDLTIVQDGVAAEQLPWVAVFTSGLSADEVAESLAFTLAPDQFRLCVDHGSEEGEDYGFFLPGDSVEAQPHDSAGALEDDGSFGLFEPLPDDPLKQMELDGSFGLFEPIASAPPEGSAEGFAHLEKDGSFGLFEPIAAAPAADEEGDGFGLYAQAPGVGVGVAAPATAKREAGAAAPGAAPAAASKPEEKAGAAASAGENSIRVNIEKVDLLLNLVGELVITQSMLMQSGSGLDPVEHERLLNGISSLQRNSRELQEAVMSIRMTPIAFVFNRFPRVVRDLATRLGKQVELKMVGENTELDKGFIEKLSDPLTHLVRNSLDHGIESPEARRAKGKSPTGRLTLRAFHQGGSIVIEVSDDGAGLNRESILAKARERGMAVHDAISDQEVWGLIFEAGFSTAAEVTDVSGRGVGMDVVKRNIQNMGGRIEIDSMVDVGTTMSIRLPLTLAIMDGMSVRVGQEIYVMPLGFILESLQPEGREIKTVAGRGEVVHIRGEYLPIIALGRYFSVESAKTNASEGILVIVESSESRVALLVDDLIGQQQFVVKNLETNYRKVDGLSGATILGDGQVALILDISMIARSNSSRGGQVVAQQAAVSLE; this is encoded by the coding sequence CACCAGGTGTTCTTCGATGAGACGGACGAGCACCTGGCCACCATGGAATCGCTGTTGCTGGCGATGGATGTCAATTGTCCGGAATCGGAAGACCTGAACGCCGTCTTCCGCGCCGCCCATTCGATCAAGGGCGGCGCCGCTACATTCGGCTTTTCAGACATGGCCGACCTGACCCATGTGCTGGAAAATCTGCTGGATCGCGTGCGCAAGCGGAGCATGGCGCTGACCGCGCCCATGGTGGATGTTTTCCTGCAGGCCAAGGACGCGCTGCAAGGGATGTTGGGCGCGCACAAGGGCGGGCCTTCCGTCGACGCGGCGGCGGTGGCGGACATCAAGCAGCGCTTGGTCGAGATCGAAAGCGGCGCTTCCGAGGAGCCTAAGATTCCGGAGCCTGATCCGGTATCTGCAGCGCAGCCTGACACGATATGGACCTTGTTCGTCGAACTGGCCCCAGTGGATGGCGTGGATATGCGCCAGGTTCTGGATGCCCTGGCCGCGCACGGCGATTTGACCATCGTGCAAGATGGCGTGGCGGCGGAGCAGCTGCCCTGGGTCGCAGTTTTCACTTCCGGCTTGAGCGCGGACGAAGTCGCCGAGTCCCTGGCATTCACACTGGCTCCCGATCAATTTCGCCTCTGCGTGGACCACGGCAGCGAAGAAGGCGAAGACTATGGGTTCTTTCTGCCGGGAGACAGCGTCGAGGCGCAACCGCACGATTCTGCCGGGGCCTTGGAGGACGACGGCTCTTTTGGTTTGTTCGAGCCGCTGCCGGACGATCCGCTCAAGCAGATGGAGCTGGATGGAAGTTTCGGTTTGTTCGAGCCGATCGCCTCGGCTCCGCCGGAAGGGTCGGCCGAAGGGTTCGCCCATCTCGAGAAGGATGGCAGTTTCGGCTTGTTCGAGCCCATCGCCGCGGCGCCGGCCGCGGATGAGGAGGGCGATGGATTCGGTCTTTACGCCCAGGCTCCTGGCGTTGGAGTAGGCGTAGCGGCGCCTGCCACTGCCAAGCGCGAGGCTGGCGCCGCGGCCCCGGGCGCCGCCCCAGCCGCTGCGAGCAAACCTGAGGAAAAAGCCGGCGCCGCGGCATCCGCGGGCGAGAATTCCATTCGGGTGAATATTGAAAAGGTCGACCTGCTGCTTAATTTGGTGGGCGAGCTGGTCATTACGCAATCGATGCTGATGCAGTCAGGCAGCGGGCTGGATCCGGTGGAGCATGAGCGCCTGCTCAACGGCATCAGCTCCTTGCAACGCAATTCGCGCGAGTTGCAGGAAGCAGTGATGTCGATCCGCATGACGCCTATCGCCTTCGTGTTCAACCGGTTTCCGCGCGTGGTGCGCGACCTGGCGACCCGCCTGGGCAAGCAGGTCGAACTCAAAATGGTGGGCGAGAACACCGAGCTGGACAAAGGCTTCATCGAAAAACTCTCTGATCCCTTGACGCATCTGGTCCGCAACAGCCTGGACCATGGCATCGAATCGCCTGAGGCGAGACGAGCCAAGGGCAAATCGCCGACCGGCAGGCTGACGCTGCGCGCCTTTCATCAGGGAGGCAGCATCGTGATCGAAGTCAGTGACGACGGCGCCGGCCTCAACCGGGAGAGCATCCTGGCCAAAGCGCGCGAGCGGGGCATGGCGGTGCATGACGCGATTTCCGATCAGGAAGTGTGGGGGCTGATTTTCGAGGCCGGCTTCTCCACCGCGGCGGAGGTGACCGATGTCTCGGGCCGCGGCGTCGGCATGGACGTGGTCAAGCGCAATATCCAGAACATGGGCGGCCGCATTGAAATCGATTCTATGGTCGATGTCGGCACCACGATGAGCATCCGCCTGCCGCTGACGCTGGCGATCATGGATGGCATGTCGGTGCGGGTGGGGCAGGAGATATACGTGATGCCGCTCGGCTTCATCCTGGAGTCGCTGCAACCCGAAGGGCGCGAGATCAAGACCGTGGCCGGGCGCGGCGAGGTGGTGCATATCCGCGGCGAGTATCTTCCCATCATCGCGCTGGGCCGGTATTTCAGCGTCGAATCCGCCAAGACCAATGCGAGCGAAGGCATTTTGGTGATTGTCGAGTCGTCGGAGTCCCGGGTCGCGCTCTTGGTGGACGACCTGATCGGCCAGCA